Proteins found in one Megachile rotundata isolate GNS110a chromosome 14, iyMegRotu1, whole genome shotgun sequence genomic segment:
- the LOC100878981 gene encoding sortilin-related receptor isoform X1 yields the protein MAGRVTSAFYYSALLFYLILLTNSNNGLRYGDKATTLHITEDHDSFGYRRPIIINRGEHFEETSSSRMRRDVPPPFPNNNPNITTKVNALNDSHQQLMVHWVGEGSNVIICLARDSTLTKRMQDSKFAGNSSPTPSAVYISYDYGDTFENKTDKFRISSEPDAPYATLDKFINHPKKYNFCIFVDSTNSLLFLTSTNGRYITRRRVPFHPSEISYDESDYRVVVALDKTHPNRALWLSKDMGITWFPIYRSVKAFFWSPLPALVVERIEPSGSNSVWQLDLTYLWDEIQDVTKLKNEFAVVITNVEDFQIRGDYRFATSKSVDNGTVNLDLYVSYKNNTFVKAAFNTDLPIKAYHIVDVSHNRVFVTACHSETHVNLYISEVIDKTKATFTLSLENILTFFPSNTWKESWLNEVVDEVFTDLYKVEGLRGIYIASQVKGSPKSGSIGPEHLVSLITFDHGATWNPIKPPTANHEGFFIRCTNCSLHLSQRFSQLYPVTRSVSIMSSKSAPGIIMATGVIGTNLKGHPALFVSRDAGVTWKYVLKDYYFFNMGDHGGLLVAVKYFKSRGDTRDISYSTDEGETWQSYEFNEKMLRVYGLMTEPGENTTVFTMFGSANGQHQWLIIKVDLRNVFERDCKEDDFKFWSPSSPEQPVMSCILGRKETYQRRAARVNCYIGVDYDRPIKTEICPCDFIDYQCDFGFVRVGNPYHCIRDRSVFYYDPYAIPKTCKPGSFYNRTKGYIKIADDECIGGLARNFEPDEIPCPIGDKSEFLLVAQREHISRIDLVEEKLEALPVHDLKNVIAIEFDMRNNCLYWADIVNDTIGRQCFKDGTSYPEILVETDLSSIEGMALDWVSNLLYFVDGVKMRIQVIRTDMSIAGRMRRTILGPNNLQKPRGIAVHPMNGYMFWTDWAPGNASVSRANLDGTDVKRLFVEPTVDWPNGITIDHIAERIYWVDARQDYIGSSDFDGKKFKKIISKNERVSHPFAVAVFKNNMYWDDWKQSKIFVADKDHGVGITTIIGQLPGLMDLKVFAHSIQLGTNACANSTCTHICVGAPNDGHVCLCPDGMEMVEGKCMCPGGVEPCANSTCPQVATTCAPNQFACRNDVCIPASWRCDRDNDCGDRSDEINCTRVTCDPNNFECDGTKCIPRYWVCDIDQDCKDGTDELNCKYSNCTESQYKCDNGRCISHRWRCDGEDDCGDNSDEKNCTKSIAPSTCRSDEILCKSEHVCIPTGWKCDGERDCVDGLDEADCNKMVCESWQFTCNLSNAKHRCIYNSWVCDGDKDCEDGSDELNCTTTMPPGSLAPDLPGTPCNHWMFMCNNKKCVPYWWKCDTVDDCGDDSDEIGCGNYEVEWTMPYSTEQAKVCQEHEFQCLNGKCIHDAWVCDGAKDCASGEDELRCEGVQVSCRENQFMCRVDGTCIPLSYVCNGIVECPDRSDELGCSREQHSSPAATPSCYVGLFPCDQTRCFPLAAYCDGNQDCMDGFDESNCEKNSSRVYQLLVMGVDERSVNASSVFLFWWMPMPTNVTFEFLPSIAYAEPGANWTNASEWIEEMEYQFNNLKPYTRYNLTVHVRLKGQNVVFPPTKYLTVTTGEGIPSEPWNVTVTQKNGTRVEVTWQPPMHPNGPITGYDVFVTPPIPPMRFLKQKTSAIIDMDFEAGKNYSFWVIAKNQDRESASSNVATLTFDGSANIDNIQDLKVVAKTNHSVTLAWKELKDVDSYHITPIAPSSYPVMQSIFTQNNHVEVTKLAPGIKYTFEVGAMKKKYVGKTTAITAITDSIPLPSITKLVAQLVKPHGTTVKLTWDPPKSVRKIKWQYAIHYAVNMVEFLREYKLLTTNLSATIKDLEACESYLFAVGVNGDYGAGPLSQPVTVFTHYNQRAPPKKLRVSPTDKPDTITISWSSSCPTIDEPIKYTITVTELIRKKHFVVTLPPTNETSMKHTFNNIKHGGKYQITVATDVDNAIPSHPIIYVAPIILPPHQLKVLPENEGFRISWLVHDLPDVIKTAKYHYEILVVEGPKMNESLAKIYTIEQPPYEYKDVKPDVIYTFAVRLVTEEGYLSPLSEIYSIRHFEEASALPVDMDTSNILSFAIPICLLIVALGSALVYFVVRHRRLSNSFTQFANSHYDTRRGQATFPGTTDGLEEEDSPVIRGFSDDEPLVIA from the exons ATGGCCGGCCGGGTGACTTCGGCCTTTTATTATTCCgcgcttttattttatttgatattgttAACTAATTCGAATAATGGGTTGAGGTACGGAGACAAAGCGACTACGTTACACATCACGGAGGATCATGATTCGTTTGGCTACAGACGTccgattattatcaatcgaggtGAACATTTCGAAGAAACGTCATCGAGTAGAATGCGCAGAGATGTTCCTCCTCCGTTCCCAAATAATAATCCAAACATCACAACAAAG GTGAATGCTTTGAACGATTCACATCAACAATTGATGGTCCATTGGGTTGGAGAAGGATCTAATGTAATAATATGTCTAGCAAGAGACAGCACACTTACAAAACGCATGCAAGACAGCAAGTTTGCTGGAAACAGCAGTCCTACTCCTAGTGCTGTATACATAAGTTATGATTATGGTGACACATTTGAGAACAAGACagataaatttcgaatttcttcTGAGCCTGATGCACCATATGCCACTTTGGATAAGTTCATCAATCATCCAAAAAAGTATAATTTC TGTATCTTTGTGGACAGCACAAATAGTTTACTTTTCCTCACATCCACTAATGGCAGATATATAACAAGGAGACGAGTACCATTCCATCCAAGTGAGATTTCATATGATGAGAGCGATTATAGAGTTGTTGTTGCTCTTGACAAAACTCATCCAAATCGTGCA CTATGGTTATCAAAAGATATGGGAATAACATGGTTTCCAATATACCGTTCTGTGAAAGCATTTTTCTGGTCTCCCTTACCAGCATTAGTAGTAGAACGTATTGAACCTTCTGGGTCAAACAGTGTTTGGCAATTGGATTTGACATATTTATGGGATGAAATACAAGAtgtaacaaaattgaaaaatgagttTGCCGTTGTTATTACGAACGTCGAAGATTTTCAGATTAGAGGCGATTATAGATTCGCGACCTCAAAGAGTGTAGAC AATGGGACAGTAAATCTGGATCTTTATgtatcatacaagaacaatactTTTGTCAAAGCTGCATTCAACACAGATTTACCGATTAAAGCTTATCACATTGTTGACGTGTCACATAATAGAGTCTTTGTCACGGCTTGTCACAGTGAAACACATGTAAATCTTTATATATCGGAAGTTATCGATAAGACAAAGGCAACATTCACGTTATCCCTCGAAAATATTCTAACATTCTTTCCTAGTAATACTTGGAAAGAAAGTTGGTTGAA TGAAGTGGTTGACGAAGTATTTACAGATCTGTACAAGGTTGAAGGTCTTCGCGGCATTTATATAGCATCACAAGTAAAAGGTTCACCAAAATCAGGTTCAATTGGACCGGAACATTTGGTATCATTGATAACTTTCGACCATGGTGCAACTTGGAATCCAATAAAGCCACCCACCGCGAATCATGAAGGATTCTTTATCCGTTGCACGAACTGTTCGTTGCATCTCAGCCAGCGTTTTAGTCAGTTGTATCCTGTTACAAGATCAGTGTCGATTATGAGCTCAAAATCTGCTCCTGGTATCATAATGGCTACAGGTGTTATAGGGACAAATCTTAAAGGTCATCCTGCTCTGTTCGTATCCAGGGATGCAGGTGTCACTTGGAAATATGTTCTCAAGGACTACTATTTTTTCAACATGGGAGACCACGGTGGCTTGTTGGTTGCTGTTAAGTATTTTAAGTCACGAGGTGATACCAGAGATATTTCTTATTCCACGGACGAGGGTGAAACTTGGCAATCGTATGAGTTCAATGAGAAAATGTTGCGAGTATATGGGTTGATGACTGAACCAGGAGAAAACACTACAGTATTCACGATGTTCGGATCGGCAAATGGGCAACATCAATGGTTAATCATCAAAGTTGATTTGCGTAATGTGTTTGAGAGAGATTGTAAAGAGGACGACTTCAAGTTCTGGTCTCCGTCGAGTCCAGAACAGCCAGTGATGTCCTGTATATTGGGTAGAAAAGAGACGTATCAGCGAAGAGCTGCGCGAGTTAATTGCTACATCGGTGTGGATTATGATCGACCAATAAAGACGGAAATATGTCCATGCGATTTCATCGACTACCAATGTGATTTTGGGTTCGTACGAGTTGGAAATCCTTATCACTGTATTCGTGATAGATCTGTATTCTACTACGATCCATACGCCATACCGAAAACATGCAAACCTGGATCATTCTATAATCGAACAAAAGGATACATCAAGATAGCCGACGATGAGTGTATTGGTGGTTTAGCCAGGAACTTTGAACCTGACGAAATTCCATGCCCTATAGGAGACAAATCAGAATTTCTGCTCGTAGCTCAACGGGAACACATATCCCGTATTGATCTGGTGGAAGAGAAGTTAGAAGCTTTACCGGTTCACGACCTAAAGAACGTGATAGCCATAGAATTCGATATGAGAAATAATTGTTTGTACTGGGCGGACATTGTAAACGATACCATTGGCAGACAGTGTTTTAAGGATGGTACCAGTTATCCAGAGATTTTAGTGGAAACAGACCTGAGCTCCATAGAAGGAATGGCACTGGATTGGGTGTCTAATCTTTTGTATTTCGTGGACGGTGTGAAAATGAGGATTCAGGTGATTAGAACAGATATGTCCATTGCTGGACGAATGCGAAGAACGATTCTAGGACCCAACAATCTACAGAAACCTAGAGGCATTGCAGTTCATCCTATGAATGGGTACATGTTTTGGACTGATTGGGCACCAGGCAACGCTTCAGTTTCGAGGGCCAATCTCGATGGGACAGACGTGAAACGGTTATTCGTGGAACCCACAGTTGATTGGCCAAATGGAATCACCATTGACCACATCGCAGAACGCATCTACTGGGTGGATGCTAGACAGGATTACATCGGTTCCAGTGATTTCGACggcaagaaattcaagaaaatcatATCGAAAAACGAACGGGTATCGCATCCCTTCGCTGTCGCAGTGTTCAAGAACAACATGTACTGGGACGATTGGAAGCAGTCGAAGATATTCGTCGCAGACAAGGATCATGGTGTGGGTATAACCACGATCATCGGTCAGCTGCCTGGCTTGATGGATTTGAAGGTGTTTGCTCACAGTATTCAACTGGGTACTAACGCCTGCGCAAATAGCACTTGCACGCACATATGTGTGGGAGCACCTAATGACGGACACGTGTGTCTTTGCCCGGATGGGATGGAGATGGTCGAGGGCAAATGCATGTGTCCAGGTGGTGTCGAGCCGTGCGCTAACTCGACATGTCCTCAAGTAGCCACCACCTGCGCACCTAACCAGTTCGCTTGTCGGAACGACGTGTGCATCCCGGCGTCTTGGCGGTGCGACAGAGATAACGATTGCGGCGACAGGTCGGACGAAATTAACTGCACCAGAGTTACCTGCGACCCTAACAACTTCGAATGTGATGGCACCAAGTGCATCCCAAGGTACTGGGTTTGCGACATTGACCAGGACTGCAAGGATGGCACTGACGAGTTAAACTGCAAGTACTCGAACTGTACAGAGTCCCAATACAAATGCGACAACGGCAGATGCATATCTCATAGATGGCGTTGCGACGGCGAAGACGATTGCGGTGACAACTCGGATGAGAAGAACTGTACGAAGAGCATAGCACCTAGTACTTGTAGATCTGACGAGATCCTCTGCAAATCCGAGCACGTGTGCATACCGACCGGCTGGAAATGCGACGGGGAACGGGATTGTGTGGATGGTCTAGACGAAGCGGACTGCAATAAGATGGTTTGCGAGAGCTGGCAGTTTACGTGTAATCTCTCGAATGCTAAACATCGCTGCATCTATAACTCGTGGGTCTGCGATGGGGATAAGGACTGCGAGGATGGTTCAGACGAACTGAATTGTACTACTACCATGCCTCCAGGTTCTCTAGCTCCAGATCTACCTGGCACTCCCTGTAATCATTGGATGTTTATGTGCAATAACAAGAAATGTGTACCTTATTGGTGGAAATGCGATACTGTAGACGATTGTGGTGATGATTCTGACGAAATCGGCTGTGGTAACTATGAGGTTGAGTGGACGATGCCATATTCCACCGAGCAAGCCAAGGTCTGTCAGGAGCACGAATTCCAGTGCCTGAACGGCAAATGTATTCACGATGCGTGGGTTTGTGACGGAGCGAAGGATTGCGCATCGGGAGAGGATGAATTACGTTGTGAAGGGGTCCAGGTTTCCTGCAGAGAGAATCAGTTCATGTGTCGAGTGGATGGCACCTGTATACCTCTGTCTTATGTATGTAATGGTATAGTTGAGTGTCCTGATAGAAGTGACGAATTGGGCTGTTCAAGGGAGCAGCACTCTAGCCCAGCTGCTACACCATCCTGCTATGTCGGACTATTTCCTTGCGATCAAACGCGATGCTTCCCTCTGGCTGCATACTGTGATGGAAACCAAGATTGTATGGACGGATTCGACGAAAGTAACTGCGAGAAAAACAGTTCTCGCGTTTATCAGCTGCTTGTGATGGGAGTGGATGAACGGTCGGTGAATGCCAGTAGCGTCTTCCTTTTCTGGTGGATGCCAATGCCCACCAACGTCAccttcgaatttctgccttcCATAGCGTATGCAGAGCCAGGAGCTAACTGGACAAATGCCAGTGAATGGATCGAGGAGATGGAGTATCAGTTTAACAACCTCAAGCCGTACACTCGTTACAATCTAACCGTCCATGTTAGACTAAAGGGTCAGAATGTTGTATTTCCACCAACCAAGTATCTGACAGTAACAACTGGAGAAGGTATCCCATCGGAACCGTGGAATGTCACCGTGACGCAGAAGAATGGAACTCGGGTGGAGGTTACTTGGCAACCGCCTATGCATCCTAATGGACCCATCACCGGTTACGACGTTTTTGTGACACCACCTATACCACCTATGCGATTCCTCAAACAAAAGACTTCAGCGATTATAGACATGGATTTTGAAGCGGGCAAGAATTACTCGTTCTGGGTAATAGCTAAGAATCAAGATCGTGAATCAGCTTCCTCGAACGTGGCTACTTTAACCTTCGATGGGTCCgctaatattgataacattcaGGACCTCAAGGTGGTTGCGAAGACCAATCACTCGGTGACCCTAGCCTGGAAAGAGCTGAAGGACGTCGACAGTTATCACATTACTCCAATAGCTCCATCTTCTTATCCTGTGATGCAATCTATCTTTACTCAAAATAATCACGTGGAGGTAACTAAATTAGCTCCTGGAATCAAATACACTTTCGAGGTTGGAGCCATGAAGAAAAAGTACGTTGGAAAGACCACAGCGATAACCGCTATCACAGATTCCATTCCTCTCCCAAGCATTACAAAATTAGTTGCCCAATTGGTTAAACCTCATGGAACGACCGTGAAGCTTACTTGGGATCCACCAAAGAGCGTCAGAAAGATCAAATGGCAATACGCAATTCATTATGCCGTAAATATGGTGGAATTCCTCAGAG AGTATAAACTACTGACGACTAACTTGTCGGCGACTATTAAGGACCTAGAGGCGTGTGAATCCTATTTGTTCGCGGTTGGCGTTAATGGAGATTATGGCGCTGGTCCTTTGAGCCAACCCGTTACGGTGTTCACTCATTATAATCAGCGTGCTCCACCAAAGAAACTGAGAGTCAGTCCGACGGACAAACCGGATACTATTACCATCTCTTGGAGTTCTAGTTGTCCTACGATTGATGAACCCATAAAATACACG ATCACCGTGACAGAATTAATACGCAAAAAGCATTTCGTAGTGACCTTACCACCGACTAACGAAACATCTATGAAACACACGTTCAACAACATCAAACACGGCGGCAAATATCAAATCACCGTTGCCACAGATGTTGATAATGCTATACCTAGTCATCCAATTATCTACGTAGCTCCTATAATTTTGCCACCTCATCAGTTGAAAGTTCTGCCTGAAAATGAGGGATTCCGTATCTCCTGGCTCGTGCACGATTTGCCAGACGTAATTAAGACTGCAAAATACCACTACGAGATTTTGGTGGTGGAAGGTCCCAAGATGAACGAGTCGCTCGCCAAGATTTATACGATCGAACAACCACCCTATGAGTACAAGGACGTAAAACCTGATGTAATTTATACGTTTGCTGTTCGTTTGGTCACCGAGGAGGGATATTTGAGTCCCCTGAGTGAGATCTATAGCATCAGGCACTTTGAAG AGGCATCAGCGTTACCAGTGGATATGGACACTTCTAACATTCTCTCGTTTGCTATACCGATCTGTTTATTGATCGTAGCTCTAGGATCTGCATTGGTATACTTTGTCGTGAGACATAGAAGGTTGAGCAATAGTTTCACACAATTTGCTAACAGCCACTATGACACTAGACGTGGACAGGCAACCTTCCCAGGAACCACAGATGGTTTAG AAGAAGAAGACAGCCCTGTAATTCGAGGCTTCTCCGATGATGAACCATTGGTGATAGCATAA